From the Bdellovibrio sp. ArHS genome, one window contains:
- a CDS encoding response regulator transcription factor — MKDKRINTKDLVDKIEKMTKARIASQDVVSLDQFREAKKKLDPKVILVIEDDETMRLAMKRILETEGYVTKLAADATELSTALDDHPVDLILMDVGLPWVNGFELAQLLKDHRDLKKIPLVFVSGKASEDDMKKAFEIGADDYIKKPFDVEKLKKTVQTLLKLNE; from the coding sequence ATGAAGGATAAAAGAATCAACACGAAAGATTTAGTTGATAAGATCGAGAAGATGACGAAGGCGCGCATCGCGAGTCAGGACGTTGTCTCTTTAGATCAGTTTCGTGAAGCGAAGAAGAAGCTCGATCCCAAAGTTATCTTGGTCATTGAAGACGACGAAACAATGCGATTGGCGATGAAAAGAATTCTTGAAACCGAAGGCTATGTCACCAAGTTGGCAGCGGACGCGACCGAGCTTTCCACGGCTTTGGATGATCATCCGGTGGATTTGATTCTGATGGACGTCGGCCTTCCCTGGGTGAACGGTTTTGAGCTTGCCCAGCTTCTGAAAGACCACCGTGACCTGAAGAAAATTCCTTTGGTATTTGTGTCTGGCAAAGCCTCTGAAGACGACATGAAAAAGGCTTTTGAAATCGGCGCTGACGATTATATTAAAAAGCCCTTCGATGTCGAAAAATTGAAGAAGACGGTTCAAACTCTTCTTAAGTTGAACGAATAG